A genomic segment from Chthoniobacterales bacterium encodes:
- a CDS encoding 5-oxoprolinase subunit PxpA has translation MRAMTLNADLGEDESMARTRALLGLVDLANIACGGHAGTAASMYLVIERARAEGVKVGAHPGLAGEFGRGEADVTPEALALLLVQQVGGFAAMCRTAGAKLHHVKLHGALYHAVERSSTLAQVYVETIGGIFPRTAIVAQAGGRVVATARTAGVRALAEVFAERGYRPDGSLVPRGEPGDLILDPREVASRVPGLRGDTICVHADSPNALRIARAVRRVIDGDRSRPRAGRAG, from the coding sequence ATGCGCGCAATGACGTTGAATGCCGATCTCGGAGAGGACGAGTCGATGGCCCGCACCCGGGCGCTGCTGGGGCTCGTGGACCTTGCGAATATCGCCTGTGGTGGCCATGCCGGCACGGCGGCCTCGATGTATCTCGTGATCGAGCGAGCGCGGGCGGAGGGCGTGAAGGTTGGTGCTCACCCCGGTCTCGCCGGGGAGTTTGGCCGCGGAGAGGCGGATGTGACGCCCGAGGCGCTGGCGCTGCTGCTCGTGCAGCAGGTGGGCGGGTTTGCCGCGATGTGCCGGACGGCCGGCGCGAAATTGCACCACGTGAAGCTCCACGGTGCGCTGTATCACGCGGTGGAGAGGTCTTCCACGCTGGCGCAGGTCTACGTGGAGACCATCGGAGGAATTTTTCCACGGACGGCGATTGTCGCGCAAGCCGGTGGGCGGGTGGTCGCCACTGCGCGAACGGCGGGAGTGCGCGCCCTGGCGGAGGTGTTCGCCGAGCGCGGCTATCGGCCGGATGGGTCGCTCGTTCCGCGGGGCGAACCTGGCGATCTGATTCTCGATCCGCGCGAGGTTGCGAGTCGCGTGCCGGGATTGCGGGGCGATACGATCTGCGTGCACGCGGACTCGCCCAACGCCCTCAGGATTGCGCGGGCGGTGCGACGGGTAATCGATGGGGATCGCAGCCGGCCTCGCGCAGGGCGCGCAGGCTGA